In one window of Frigoriglobus tundricola DNA:
- a CDS encoding RNA recognition motif domain-containing protein, whose product MGKKLYVGNLSWGVTDAQLQDMFTPYGSVVSAQVIMDRDTGRSKGFGFVEMGSDQEAQAAITGMHGQVVEGRPLTVNEARPKEGGGGGGGRGGGGGGYGGGRGGGGGGYGGGGGGYGGGGGGGGRRY is encoded by the coding sequence GTGGGCAAGAAGTTGTACGTCGGGAACCTGAGCTGGGGGGTCACCGACGCCCAGCTGCAGGACATGTTCACCCCGTACGGATCGGTCGTGTCGGCCCAGGTCATTATGGACCGCGACACCGGCCGCTCGAAGGGGTTCGGGTTCGTCGAGATGGGCTCGGATCAAGAAGCCCAGGCGGCCATCACCGGGATGCACGGCCAGGTCGTTGAGGGCCGCCCGCTGACGGTGAACGAGGCCCGGCCCAAAGAGGGCGGCGGCGGCGGCGGCGGCCGTGGGGGTGGTGGCGGCGGGTACGGCGGCGGCCGTGGGGGTGGCGGCGGCGGGTACGGTGGCGGCGGTGGTGGGTACGGCGGTGGCGGTGGCGGCGGCGGGCGCCGGTATTGA
- a CDS encoding acyl-CoA desaturase — MSTSNLPTRPEETGKAAAALPAPQYSLRRRVIAWAGTFIGVTVPLAGLIVAIVLTWGWGFTWVDFGLLVGMYLLTMSGVTIGFHRLFTHRSFQTFKPIQVVLGALGSMSFQGPLLDWVGRHRLHHQHSDHEGDPHSPYPHGPGLWGLFRGFWHSHIGWAFAPMPDGLDRYAGDLRRDKLILWVSNLFPLWAFLGVFIPAAIGYAFGGWTGALTGFLWGGLVRILLGHHATWCVNSVCHLWGKKPYNANDESRNNLFVGIIALGEGWHNNHHAFPSSARHGLRWWQIDWSYIVIRLMVLCGLAWKVRLPTPHELNMRGETQAPLEPAAG; from the coding sequence TTGTCAACATCCAACCTCCCCACCCGTCCCGAAGAAACTGGCAAAGCAGCGGCCGCCCTGCCGGCCCCCCAATATAGCCTCCGCCGGCGCGTGATCGCGTGGGCCGGAACGTTCATCGGGGTGACCGTCCCGCTCGCCGGTCTGATCGTCGCGATCGTGCTGACCTGGGGCTGGGGGTTCACCTGGGTCGATTTCGGGCTGCTGGTCGGGATGTACCTGCTCACGATGAGCGGCGTCACCATCGGCTTCCACCGGCTGTTCACCCACCGCTCGTTCCAGACCTTCAAGCCGATCCAGGTCGTTCTGGGCGCGCTCGGGTCGATGTCCTTCCAGGGGCCGCTCCTCGACTGGGTCGGCCGGCACCGGCTGCACCACCAGCACAGCGACCACGAGGGCGACCCGCACTCGCCGTACCCGCACGGGCCGGGCCTGTGGGGGCTGTTCCGCGGGTTCTGGCACTCGCACATCGGCTGGGCGTTCGCCCCGATGCCCGACGGGCTCGACCGCTACGCCGGCGACCTCCGGCGCGACAAGCTGATCCTGTGGGTGAGCAACCTCTTCCCGCTCTGGGCGTTCCTGGGCGTCTTCATCCCCGCGGCGATCGGCTACGCGTTCGGCGGCTGGACGGGCGCGCTGACCGGCTTCCTGTGGGGCGGGCTGGTCCGCATTCTGCTCGGCCACCACGCGACGTGGTGCGTGAACTCCGTCTGCCACCTCTGGGGCAAGAAGCCGTACAACGCGAACGACGAGAGCCGCAACAACCTGTTCGTCGGGATCATCGCACTGGGCGAGGGGTGGCACAACAACCACCACGCCTTCCCGTCGTCGGCGCGGCACGGGCTCCGGTGGTGGCAAATCGACTGGAGCTACATCGTCATCCGCCTGATGGTACTGTGCGGGCTCGCGTGGAAGGTCCGCCTCCCCACGCCGCACGAACTGAACATGCGCGGCGAGACCCAAGCCCCGCTCGAGCCGGCCGCCGGCTGA
- a CDS encoding RNA polymerase sigma factor, with amino-acid sequence MPSGGLPQLIDAHYEALYRYAYRLSGAAADAEDLTQEAFGKALARLPQLREPERAKAWLFRILRNLYLHKVRDQKRHKVVPLDAVGDLAGRCDAAEMPEIDPAKLQQALNELDEAFRTPIILFYFEEFSYRDIAEQMELPIGTVMSRLARAKAYLRSRLAPHDPDGSGPLPEAAATGPKKVSDGLP; translated from the coding sequence ATGCCTTCCGGTGGGCTGCCGCAACTGATCGATGCCCATTACGAGGCCCTTTACCGGTACGCCTACCGGCTGAGCGGCGCGGCGGCCGACGCGGAAGATTTGACGCAGGAGGCGTTCGGCAAGGCGCTCGCACGTCTGCCCCAGCTCCGCGAGCCGGAGCGTGCCAAAGCCTGGCTGTTCCGCATCCTGCGGAACCTGTATCTGCACAAGGTGCGCGACCAGAAGCGGCACAAGGTGGTGCCCCTCGACGCGGTCGGGGACCTGGCGGGGCGCTGCGACGCGGCCGAAATGCCGGAGATCGATCCGGCCAAGCTCCAGCAGGCGCTGAACGAACTGGATGAAGCGTTCCGAACGCCCATCATTCTGTTCTATTTTGAAGAGTTCAGTTATCGCGACATTGCCGAGCAGATGGAGCTGCCGATCGGAACCGTCATGTCGCGATTGGCACGGGCCAAGGCGTACCTGCGAAGCCGCCTGGCCCCACACGACCCGGACGGGAGCGGCCCTCTCCCCGAAGCCGCCGCAACCGGCCCGAAGAAGGTGTCTGATGGATTGCCGTGA